One genomic window of Desulfonatronovibrio magnus includes the following:
- the tadA gene encoding tRNA adenosine(34) deaminase TadA — protein MAFAIYVSHDQHSAFKNWHQLMQVAIDEAKLAAREGETPVGAVLVDHSSKEVISQAHNECVSKHDPTAHAEIVALRKAAQHRRNYRLKDTVLIVTLEPCIMCLGAIFHARISGLIFGARDHKAGAVISRLDINDLHWINHRIWYMDGILAHECSELLSSFFMEKRF, from the coding sequence GTGGCATTCGCTATCTACGTGAGTCATGATCAGCACAGTGCCTTCAAAAACTGGCACCAGCTTATGCAAGTCGCCATTGATGAAGCGAAACTCGCTGCCCGGGAAGGCGAAACACCAGTGGGTGCTGTACTTGTTGACCATTCTTCTAAAGAGGTTATTTCCCAGGCACACAACGAATGTGTGAGCAAACATGATCCCACCGCCCACGCCGAAATTGTTGCTTTGCGTAAGGCTGCGCAGCACCGCCGTAATTATAGATTGAAAGATACTGTTCTTATTGTTACACTTGAACCATGCATTATGTGCCTTGGAGCGATCTTTCACGCCAGAATTTCAGGATTGATTTTTGGAGCAAGAGACCACAAGGCCGGCGCTGTCATCTCCCGTCTTGACATAAATGATCTGCATTGGATAAATCATAGAATATGGTACATGGATGGAATTCTTGCCCATGAGTGTTCTGAATTGCTGTCCTCATTTTTTATGGAAAAACGGTTTTAG
- a CDS encoding phosphoribosylformylglycinamidine synthase subunit PurQ yields the protein MTMIKTLVITGYGTNCHNETAHAASMAGSNQVDICFFSDLTAGKTSLAPYNLIIFPGGFLDGDDLGAAQAAALRWKYSTTKDGARLLDQLSSFYDSGKLILGICNGFQLLVKLGLLPAANNRVFERQVSLTHNDSARFEDRWVHLKVNALSPCVFTRGLDTIQLPVRHGEGKLVAINDDLLKTLQDDNLIAFQYIHPETGQPTDQYPYNPNGSPLAIAGLTDPTGRVLGLMPHPEAFNHPTNHPAWTRGVQVTSGTELIAGGIRYLRES from the coding sequence ATGACTATGATCAAGACATTAGTAATAACTGGATACGGTACAAACTGCCATAATGAAACCGCCCATGCAGCATCCATGGCAGGATCAAATCAGGTTGATATCTGTTTTTTCTCCGATTTGACCGCTGGCAAAACCAGCCTTGCCCCCTATAACTTAATTATATTTCCTGGCGGATTTCTTGATGGAGATGACCTGGGGGCTGCACAGGCTGCTGCTTTGCGCTGGAAGTACTCTACAACAAAAGACGGAGCCCGACTCCTGGATCAGTTGAGCAGCTTTTATGATTCCGGCAAACTTATCCTTGGGATTTGTAATGGTTTTCAGCTTCTGGTCAAGCTTGGTCTTTTACCTGCAGCCAACAACAGGGTGTTTGAGCGCCAGGTCAGTCTCACCCATAATGATTCAGCCAGATTTGAAGACCGCTGGGTACACCTCAAAGTTAATGCCCTGTCTCCCTGCGTCTTTACAAGAGGGTTAGATACCATTCAGCTGCCTGTCAGGCATGGCGAAGGCAAACTTGTTGCCATAAATGATGATTTACTCAAAACCCTGCAAGACGACAATCTCATTGCTTTTCAATACATTCATCCAGAAACCGGTCAACCCACAGACCAGTACCCATACAATCCCAACGGTTCACCTCTGGCCATAGCTGGTCTGACTGATCCCACAGGAAGAGTGCTGGGACTAATGCCCCACCCGGAAGCATTTAACCATCCCACCAACCATCCCGCCTGGACCAGAGGGGTACAAGTCACTTCTGGAACTGAACTTATTGCCGGTGGCATTCGCTATCTACGTGAGTCATGA
- a CDS encoding two-component system response regulator translates to MEDNKPNILIVDDELINRSMLKRFLKSTAELTEAEDGYQALERISTETDLVLLDLMMEGIDGIEVCKRLKDNPETAEIPVIFISAIDDPKVKARGLEAGGVDFVSKPFDRAELLSRINTHLTMRLQALKIRHYTQELEKTVEERTRELKDSEKRYRTIFEASKSAMVIVNSINGKIGMVNKEFCDLSGYDRDEIENKMFFSDFLHSDDQSAILSYFDDNTQAMENTPNEYELTGVTKNNEKIIIFAKLAPIPEWDSFVVSLFDLTDKRRVEEELRQRTFYSKLTGLPNSELFNNRLEKAIQTLQEDSKYFFAVIFIDLDRFKIINDSLGLRKGDQLIKMVSQRLEQSIRKKDTVAHFGGDDFALLIEVDDLPEAALRAEKIKDQFIEPFIIDDNEIFTTCSMGIVVGSSNYTEPEQLFRDADTALHKAKSTAPGSYIVFDPIMHAQVTELLTIETEMRKAIAHEEFVLYYQPIINLLDGRITGVEALIRWIHPDKGMIPPNVFIPVAEETELIIPIGEWVILTACKQLHTWNSQGMDLTININLSGVQFRDKNLLNTLEKNFAKAKVSVQDINLELTESVVMDNAQSSIAAMNKIKKLGAKLSVDDFGTGYSSLNYLQQLPIDALKIDRSFINMLSTESGMALVKAILAMTHSLGIKAVAEGIETAQQMHSLRALNCNFAQGYYFARPMPANEATDFILKNPYIQELK, encoded by the coding sequence ATGGAAGACAATAAACCCAACATCCTGATTGTAGACGACGAACTCATCAACCGCTCCATGCTAAAGCGGTTTCTTAAGTCCACAGCTGAGCTTACTGAAGCCGAGGACGGTTATCAGGCTTTGGAAAGAATATCGACTGAAACCGATCTGGTACTGCTGGATCTGATGATGGAAGGCATTGACGGAATAGAAGTTTGCAAGCGACTGAAAGACAATCCTGAAACTGCAGAAATTCCAGTCATATTCATTTCAGCCATCGATGATCCCAAGGTCAAGGCCCGTGGACTTGAAGCCGGTGGAGTGGATTTTGTCAGCAAGCCATTTGATCGCGCAGAACTTCTTTCAAGAATAAATACCCACCTTACCATGCGCCTGCAGGCCCTTAAAATAAGGCATTACACTCAAGAGCTTGAAAAAACTGTTGAAGAGAGAACCAGGGAACTTAAAGATTCTGAAAAACGTTACAGAACCATCTTTGAAGCCAGTAAAAGCGCCATGGTTATTGTCAATTCCATTAATGGCAAAATTGGCATGGTTAACAAGGAATTTTGTGATCTCAGCGGATATGACCGGGATGAAATTGAAAACAAAATGTTTTTTTCTGACTTTCTGCACAGTGATGATCAGTCAGCAATTCTCTCATATTTTGATGACAACACACAGGCCATGGAAAATACACCCAATGAGTATGAACTGACGGGTGTCACCAAAAACAATGAAAAAATCATTATCTTTGCCAAACTTGCTCCTATTCCTGAATGGGACTCTTTTGTAGTATCCCTGTTTGATCTGACAGACAAGCGTCGAGTAGAAGAAGAACTGAGACAAAGGACTTTTTACAGCAAATTGACCGGTCTGCCCAACAGCGAACTTTTCAACAATCGTCTCGAAAAAGCCATTCAAACTCTGCAGGAAGATTCAAAATACTTTTTTGCGGTCATCTTCATTGATCTTGACCGCTTCAAGATAATCAATGATTCACTTGGTTTGCGCAAAGGTGACCAGCTTATTAAAATGGTATCCCAAAGACTTGAGCAAAGTATTAGAAAAAAAGACACTGTGGCACATTTCGGCGGTGATGACTTTGCCCTGCTCATTGAAGTGGACGATCTGCCTGAAGCTGCTTTGAGGGCCGAAAAAATCAAGGATCAATTTATCGAGCCATTCATCATTGATGATAATGAAATTTTTACCACCTGTTCCATGGGTATTGTTGTAGGTTCCAGCAACTACACCGAACCGGAGCAACTTTTCCGCGATGCAGATACTGCCCTGCACAAGGCCAAATCTACAGCACCCGGAAGCTATATTGTTTTTGACCCCATAATGCATGCCCAGGTTACAGAGCTGTTGACCATTGAAACAGAAATGCGCAAAGCCATAGCCCACGAAGAGTTTGTGCTTTATTACCAGCCAATTATTAATCTGCTTGACGGGCGCATCACCGGGGTAGAGGCCCTGATCCGCTGGATCCATCCTGATAAAGGCATGATACCTCCTAATGTTTTCATTCCAGTAGCTGAAGAAACCGAACTTATTATCCCCATTGGTGAATGGGTTATCCTGACTGCCTGCAAGCAGCTGCACACCTGGAACAGTCAAGGCATGGACCTGACCATTAATATCAATCTTTCAGGAGTTCAGTTCAGGGACAAAAACCTGCTCAATACCTTAGAGAAAAATTTTGCCAAGGCAAAGGTTAGTGTTCAGGACATCAATCTTGAGCTTACAGAAAGCGTGGTAATGGATAACGCACAAAGTTCCATTGCCGCCATGAATAAAATCAAGAAACTTGGCGCCAAGCTTTCCGTGGATGACTTCGGCACCGGATACTCATCCCTTAACTATCTGCAGCAACTGCCTATTGATGCTCTCAAAATCGACCGGTCCTTCATCAACATGCTGTCCACTGAGAGCGGAATGGCCTTAGTGAAAGCTATCCTGGCCATGACCCACAGCCTGGGGATAAAGGCTGTGGCTGAAGGCATTGAAACAGCCCAGCAAATGCACAGCTTAAGGGCCCTCAACTGCAACTTTGCCCAGGGCTACTACTTTGCCAGACCCATGCCCGCTAATGAAGCCACTGATTTTATTTTGAAAAATCCATACATACAGGAATTAAAATAA
- a CDS encoding methyl-accepting chemotaxis protein, producing MSWSTISVKFKILIIALAGPIIVALIFAFLQLSQVRDNAHQSIIDTSRAIVVMAEATRENMANKLSVGVMRPFEELETRAQILEAVPIVTAMRVAQENAEEAGYTFRVPKISPRNPDNEPDELEREILRGFQRQYQDEKIIVTQDEIRYFRPIQLTQDCMYCHGDPRGEPDPVGGIKEGWKVGEVHGAFQIITSLDETNASIQSAQLQLGFLTMGILVLISSIVLISVNRSLVAPIKMAGDFLKKMTGGDLSQEIKATQKDELGIMIQDLGDMSSNLRRMLVNISDKSQDLLSSARNLDEVSGSLNSESRDMSSRTSTVAASSEEMSSNMNSVAAAMEQASINVSTVATAAEEMSSTIGEISGSADQARKITDKAVVQAKNASDRVNMLGKAAQEIGKVSETITDISTQTNLLALNATIEAARAGEAGKGFAVVANEIKELANQTSQSTEEIKQKVEDIQQSTNSTIEEITLVMKVINEVNEFVGTIAAAMEEQSVTTRDIAENVSQASSGIQEVNENVAQASTVTADMTQDIVKLTDSSSSINQSSELIKTSSESLTSLAKELETLVKKFKVR from the coding sequence ATGAGCTGGAGCACAATAAGCGTAAAATTTAAAATTTTAATCATCGCCCTGGCAGGTCCGATTATAGTAGCTTTGATATTTGCCTTTCTGCAGCTGAGCCAGGTCAGGGATAACGCTCACCAGTCAATCATAGACACCAGTAGAGCCATCGTAGTCATGGCTGAAGCAACGAGAGAAAACATGGCCAACAAATTATCAGTTGGCGTAATGCGTCCTTTTGAAGAGCTTGAAACCAGAGCACAAATTCTGGAAGCTGTACCAATAGTAACTGCCATGCGCGTTGCCCAGGAAAACGCTGAAGAGGCCGGTTATACTTTTCGAGTTCCCAAAATCAGCCCTCGAAACCCGGATAATGAACCGGATGAACTGGAAAGAGAAATTCTTAGAGGGTTCCAGCGCCAGTATCAGGATGAAAAGATAATCGTAACTCAGGACGAAATCAGATACTTCAGACCCATACAGCTGACCCAGGACTGCATGTATTGCCACGGCGATCCGCGAGGCGAGCCTGACCCTGTAGGAGGAATCAAGGAAGGCTGGAAAGTCGGTGAAGTACATGGAGCCTTTCAGATTATTACCTCTCTTGATGAAACAAACGCATCCATTCAAAGCGCACAACTGCAATTAGGCTTTCTTACCATGGGAATCCTTGTCCTTATCAGCTCCATCGTGCTTATTTCTGTAAACAGAAGTCTGGTAGCACCAATAAAAATGGCAGGTGATTTTCTCAAGAAGATGACTGGTGGAGACTTGAGCCAGGAAATCAAAGCAACCCAGAAAGATGAACTGGGCATAATGATCCAGGACCTTGGAGATATGAGCTCCAATCTGCGCCGGATGCTTGTGAACATTTCAGATAAATCACAGGATCTGCTTTCATCTGCCAGAAATCTGGATGAAGTTTCAGGCAGCTTGAATTCCGAATCCCGGGATATGTCCAGCAGAACCAGTACAGTTGCGGCATCTTCAGAAGAAATGAGCTCCAACATGAATTCTGTAGCTGCAGCCATGGAACAGGCATCAATTAATGTATCTACTGTAGCTACAGCCGCAGAAGAGATGAGCTCCACCATAGGAGAGATCTCAGGCAGCGCAGATCAGGCCAGAAAAATTACAGATAAGGCAGTTGTACAGGCTAAAAATGCTTCTGATAGAGTTAACATGCTGGGCAAAGCTGCTCAAGAAATCGGAAAAGTTTCTGAGACAATTACTGATATTTCCACCCAGACCAACCTGCTGGCCTTGAATGCAACAATAGAAGCGGCAAGGGCTGGAGAAGCAGGAAAAGGTTTTGCGGTTGTTGCCAATGAAATCAAAGAACTGGCTAATCAGACTTCCCAGTCAACTGAAGAAATTAAGCAGAAAGTTGAGGATATTCAGCAGTCCACCAACAGCACCATTGAAGAAATTACCCTTGTTATGAAGGTCATTAATGAAGTCAATGAGTTCGTAGGCACTATTGCTGCGGCCATGGAAGAACAAAGCGTTACCACCCGGGATATTGCGGAAAATGTATCTCAGGCTTCATCAGGCATTCAGGAGGTTAACGAAAATGTGGCTCAGGCATCAACTGTCACAGCTGATATGACACAGGACATAGTCAAACTTACTGATTCGTCCAGTTCCATTAACCAGAGCAGCGAACTTATCAAGACCAGCTCGGAGAGTTTGACCTCCCTTGCCAAGGAACTTGAAACTCTTGTCAAGAAATTCAAAGTAAGGTAG
- a CDS encoding STAS domain-containing protein, translating to MGGNDSNVLLTLDIDIVAANAGDIKSKLKDAITDDMDSLVLDFNKVDQVDSVGMGVLIATFNSLKKKGKGFKITGVDEKIYDLFQVMRLNKHFEIEVKEA from the coding sequence ATGGGTGGAAATGACTCCAATGTCCTTTTGACTCTTGACATTGACATAGTTGCCGCAAATGCCGGGGATATAAAATCCAAACTCAAGGATGCCATCACTGATGACATGGATTCTCTTGTTCTGGACTTTAACAAGGTTGATCAGGTTGACTCTGTTGGGATGGGTGTTCTAATTGCGACATTCAATTCCTTGAAGAAAAAAGGCAAGGGCTTTAAAATTACAGGTGTTGATGAAAAAATTTATGATCTCTTTCAGGTTATGAGGCTTAACAAGCATTTTGAAATTGAAGTAAAAGAAGCTTAA
- a CDS encoding hybrid sensor histidine kinase/response regulator encodes MDDETLQMYVEESREHLEDIENDLLTIEADGDDINIDLVNKVFRAAHSMKGGAGFLGLNNVKELAHKIENVLDMIRNNEIVPNPEIVNIILLAFDRLSELIENIAQSDDMDITEHVVALTGVATDTMPDSEKDSIVNELEIKDSRGRKIFDVSEFDLNQARKGGKIVYLLEFDLIRDVHRKDKKPLDLIKDMQSTGSILDLKVDIEGVGTLDDDEFSNRIPLFILFSSIIEPDIVNTLFDLEPDMVIVVDEQTTSPQASAEENHVETEDDTLDEPESIDEFEQVRSRVENMDEHDLEDQDEETEESIITAEDIQSFAQDDDEIAIKESEKVQAADQKPQPPKAEEKPPKAPPKDQKTAPISAKSVKPRAAKPAKPAAARAQAAAMPESLRVHVSLLENLMNLAGELVLSRNQLMQAISTKDDHSMGLAGQRIDLVTSELQEAIMLTRMQPVANIFNKFPRVVRDLSQDLGKDIDLILEGKDVELDKTIIEGLSDPLTHLVRNSADHGVEMPDARVAAGKKPQGKIILKAFHAAGQVNIEIIDDGKGIPVDKIISKALSKGLITEEQVKSMSDKDKTNLIFLPGLSTADQVSDVSGRGVGMDVVKSNLDRLGGQVDIETEEGKGTSIRIKLPLTLAIIPSLLISVGDDRFAIPQVNVDELIQIPANLVGERIEKVGDAQVLILRGELIPLMTLSDVLHLKNGQDIVGSSSKVTHISKGKSKGKPEKQSDVTEPQVEGSSQPTKNHEIKQITGDVDIVVVSAGSFKYGLVVDELHDSVEIVVKPLGRHLKGCDGYAGATIMGDGRVALILDVIGLARLAELSTMAGTEKAKELARQKEEEKEVEDRQSLFLFNNGPKEYCAVPLDLVARVELIKADQIEIAGGKKVIQYRGGNLPIFALEEVANVNHLELEGELVVIVFFMAGHEIGLLAAPPVDAIETKFKIDDFTLKQPGISGSMVLNGKTTLIVDIFEFMETLNPHWFAKREVHQPAGEDNHEPSNKILLVEDSDFFRAQVKKFIEDEGYEVVKAAEDGQVAWDYLNENLGDISLVVTDLEMPVMDGFELTELIKNDDRFRHLPVLALTSLAGEEDVNRGKQVGIDDYQIKLDKEKLMQSIFNFLNKKAA; translated from the coding sequence ATGGATGACGAAACCTTGCAAATGTATGTGGAGGAGTCCAGAGAGCATCTCGAAGATATTGAAAATGATCTGCTGACCATTGAGGCTGATGGAGATGATATAAATATTGACCTGGTCAACAAGGTTTTTCGTGCGGCTCATTCCATGAAGGGTGGTGCGGGCTTTCTTGGTCTGAATAATGTCAAGGAACTTGCTCACAAGATTGAAAATGTTCTGGATATGATCAGGAACAATGAAATCGTACCCAACCCTGAAATAGTCAACATTATTTTGCTGGCCTTTGATCGCCTTAGTGAGCTGATTGAAAACATTGCACAAAGCGATGATATGGATATTACAGAGCATGTTGTAGCTCTGACAGGCGTGGCAACGGATACCATGCCTGATTCTGAAAAGGATTCCATAGTTAATGAACTGGAAATCAAGGACTCAAGAGGTCGCAAGATTTTTGATGTTTCTGAGTTTGATCTGAATCAGGCCCGCAAGGGTGGAAAAATTGTCTACCTGCTTGAGTTTGATTTAATCAGAGATGTTCATCGAAAAGACAAAAAGCCTTTGGATTTGATCAAGGACATGCAGTCTACTGGATCTATTCTTGATTTGAAGGTGGATATTGAAGGAGTGGGTACGCTGGATGATGATGAATTTTCCAATCGTATCCCATTGTTTATTCTTTTTTCATCAATAATTGAGCCTGATATTGTTAATACACTGTTTGATCTTGAGCCGGACATGGTCATTGTAGTGGACGAACAGACTACCTCGCCTCAGGCTTCTGCTGAAGAAAATCACGTGGAGACTGAAGATGATACTTTGGATGAGCCTGAATCAATAGATGAGTTTGAGCAGGTCAGGTCCAGAGTAGAAAATATGGATGAACATGACCTTGAAGATCAAGACGAAGAAACCGAAGAATCCATTATAACCGCAGAGGATATTCAGTCCTTTGCTCAAGATGATGATGAAATTGCCATAAAAGAAAGTGAAAAAGTTCAAGCGGCAGACCAAAAGCCTCAGCCTCCCAAAGCAGAGGAAAAGCCCCCCAAAGCTCCCCCAAAAGACCAAAAAACTGCTCCCATATCAGCCAAATCCGTAAAACCCAGGGCCGCAAAGCCGGCCAAGCCCGCTGCAGCTCGGGCACAGGCTGCAGCCATGCCTGAATCTTTACGGGTGCATGTAAGTCTTCTGGAAAATCTAATGAATCTTGCTGGAGAGCTGGTGTTAAGTCGCAATCAGCTCATGCAGGCTATTTCCACTAAAGATGATCATTCCATGGGCCTTGCCGGGCAACGCATAGATCTGGTTACTTCAGAGCTGCAGGAAGCCATCATGCTTACCAGAATGCAGCCGGTGGCCAACATTTTTAATAAATTTCCCAGAGTGGTACGAGATCTGTCCCAGGACCTGGGAAAAGATATTGATCTTATTCTTGAAGGCAAGGATGTTGAGCTGGATAAGACTATTATCGAGGGACTGTCTGATCCTTTGACTCACTTGGTCAGAAACTCCGCTGACCATGGTGTGGAGATGCCCGACGCAAGAGTAGCAGCAGGTAAAAAACCACAGGGAAAAATTATTCTCAAAGCCTTCCATGCTGCCGGCCAGGTCAATATAGAAATTATTGATGATGGTAAAGGAATACCTGTAGATAAAATTATCAGCAAAGCCCTGAGCAAGGGACTCATCACTGAAGAGCAGGTCAAGTCCATGTCTGATAAGGACAAGACCAATCTGATATTTTTGCCTGGACTTTCCACTGCAGATCAGGTGTCCGACGTTTCAGGACGGGGCGTGGGCATGGATGTTGTCAAGAGCAATCTTGATCGTCTCGGTGGTCAGGTGGATATTGAAACAGAAGAGGGTAAGGGAACATCCATCAGGATCAAGTTGCCTCTAACCCTGGCCATTATTCCCAGTCTTCTGATTTCCGTGGGCGATGACAGATTTGCCATCCCCCAGGTTAATGTTGATGAGCTGATCCAGATTCCGGCTAATCTTGTTGGTGAAAGGATTGAAAAGGTTGGCGATGCTCAGGTTCTCATTCTGCGCGGCGAACTTATACCTTTGATGACCTTATCTGATGTTCTGCATTTAAAAAATGGTCAGGACATTGTAGGGTCTTCATCCAAAGTGACTCATATCAGTAAAGGCAAATCCAAGGGCAAGCCGGAAAAGCAATCAGACGTCACAGAGCCACAGGTGGAAGGATCTTCCCAACCAACTAAGAATCATGAAATTAAACAGATAACAGGTGATGTTGACATAGTAGTGGTTTCGGCCGGTTCTTTCAAATATGGTCTGGTCGTGGACGAGCTCCACGATTCCGTGGAAATTGTGGTTAAGCCCCTTGGCAGACATTTAAAAGGCTGTGATGGTTATGCTGGAGCTACTATAATGGGTGATGGCCGGGTAGCTCTTATTCTTGATGTGATTGGTCTGGCCAGACTGGCTGAGCTTTCCACCATGGCTGGAACTGAAAAGGCCAAGGAACTTGCCAGGCAGAAAGAGGAGGAAAAAGAAGTAGAAGATCGTCAGTCGCTGTTTTTATTCAACAATGGACCTAAAGAATACTGCGCAGTTCCCTTGGATCTGGTGGCCAGAGTTGAGCTTATTAAAGCTGATCAGATTGAGATTGCTGGAGGCAAAAAGGTTATCCAGTACCGTGGGGGAAATCTGCCCATATTTGCTCTTGAAGAGGTTGCCAATGTCAACCATCTCGAGCTTGAAGGCGAGCTTGTAGTTATTGTCTTTTTCATGGCAGGCCATGAGATAGGTCTGCTGGCAGCTCCTCCTGTGGACGCCATCGAAACCAAATTCAAGATTGATGATTTTACCCTTAAACAGCCAGGTATTTCAGGTTCCATGGTTCTTAATGGCAAAACAACTCTTATTGTGGATATTTTTGAGTTTATGGAAACTCTTAATCCTCACTGGTTTGCCAAGCGTGAGGTGCATCAGCCTGCTGGTGAGGATAATCATGAACCGAGTAATAAAATTCTTCTTGTAGAAGATTCAGATTTTTTTCGAGCCCAGGTCAAAAAATTTATTGAGGATGAAGGTTATGAAGTAGTCAAAGCAGCTGAAGATGGACAAGTTGCCTGGGACTATCTTAATGAGAATCTCGGGGACATCAGCTTGGTGGTTACTGACCTGGAAATGCCGGTAATGGATGGATTCGAACTGACAGAACTTATAAAAAATGATGACCGGTTCAGACATTTACCTGTTCTGGCCTTGACTTCCCTTGCAGGTGAGGAAGATGTAAACAGAGGTAAACAGGTGGGTATAGATGACTATCAGATTAAGTTAGATAAAGAAAAGCTCATGCAGAGTATTTTCAATTTCTTGAATAAGAAGGCAGCTTGA